Below is a window of Tautonia marina DNA.
GAGCCTGGGCGTGGACCAGGCATTGCTCGGCCAGAGAACGATTTTAGAGTGCATACGCGCCAGTCCGGCAGATCGACGGGATGACCTCTTGCGTGAGCCAACGCTTGAAGGCCTTCGCCTCGGCCTTGCGGCTGGTGAGGACCAAACTCCAGAGCCCGGCCTCGGTTACGACGAGAATTTCCTGGGGTCCGCCAAGGGTGTTCACAGTGTGAACACCCTTTTCGTCGTCGTCGAGCCGGTCGAGTGACCGTGTGACGTTAACAAGTTCAAGCACGCGACACACATCGGCCGCGACCCATCGCGGCTCGCCGTCAGGTCCGGTGACAATCCGGACCTCTCCGAACGACTCATGGGGAAAACTCTGAGGGAGCATGCAAGAATGCCCTTCCGTGACAGCGTGAGTGATCCGCCGCAAGACCGGGGGCCCGCGGTAAGACGCGCGGCTGCGGTATGGTGCCGCAGCCCTGATTGATCATCGCAGCCGGGCGGCCTTCAGGGCTTCCGTGGCGGCCTCGAACGCCTCGCGAAGCCTCAAGTCGTCGCCCGCCTCGGTGATCGCCACGCAGGCGGCGATGAGTTTCGGCAGCGCATTGATGGCGTGCGCGTCCCGCTCGGCGTCCTCATAGCAGCGGGGGACCGAGATGACGCCGTTGATCAAATACATATCCGGCTCAGTGGCGAGCGACCACTCCTCCCTGGCGATGTCCGGGAGCTCGTTATCGTCCACGACGCGCCTCCTCGGCCTGCTCGTCGCAGAAGTGGTTCGTCGCCACCCGCAGGGCCATTTCAAAGTCGACGCCTTTGGCGGTGCAATCGTGCTGCAGGTCGGCCAGCAGGTCGATGACCGGGGACTGGCGGTCGTCGCCGTCGCGGTACGGCTTCAGGGCATGTTTTGCCCGTTTGCATCGTCGTTTCTTCGCGGTGCGTTCAGCAGCCATGCGGTCCTCCGTCGTCCTGTGGTTTGTCCGTGCGGATGCTCGGGCGGACGGTGTGAGAGGAGTGGAGCCCTGTCAGGTGGTCCCAGCGACCGCCCCAGAACCGGATGAGCTGTCCGCAGTCCTCGCACTGCGCGTAGTCGCCCGGTTTCGGGTTCGACGGATCTTCCGACAGCGGCGGGTTGGCGAACTGCCCCGTCGCCTCGTCCCAGCGGCGGGCGTCCCAGCGGGCGGCCAGTTCCAAGACGTCCTCGCAGACCGATTCCAAGTCGTAGGTGATCCCCTTGATCCCGGGCGGCCCGTAGGGCCCGTAGCGGAGGATCGCCAGCGCGTCCTTCGCGATGCGGAAGGCCGACTGGAAGGTTGCGAGGGCCGAGGCATTTTGGGGCGAGAGCTGGGGTAAGGGCGGCAACGGGGGCCAGGGCTCCTGTCCCGGGGCTGGGCCCTCGTACGGCATCGGCGGCTCATGGTCCTCGGTCGGCCCCAGCCGCACGAAGATCGGGGTGTCCTCGTCCATCGGGCCTGCGATCAGGCCGGTCCGCAGGGCGTAGCCGATCGACTCGTCCGGGCTGCGCCCGGCGTTGCGCCGGGTGATCCGGTGGTCCTGGTTCTCGTCGTCGCGGTATTCGATCTTCGCGTCGTAGCCGCGGCCGTTGTAGGCGGCCGCGACGGTCAGCGTCCCGGTGATGGCCATGGGCTGTCCTCGTTGTCGGGGAGTTGGGCGGCGCCCGTCAGTCGATCCGAGCGTTCGACCACCAGCCCAGCACGTCGACCCAGCCGTAGACGAGCAGGCAGGCCACGACCAGGCTCGACAGGAGGAAGGCGGCCGTGCGCACGACCTCCTGGTGGTGCTCGACCCGGGCG
It encodes the following:
- a CDS encoding BRO-N domain-containing protein codes for the protein MLPQSFPHESFGEVRIVTGPDGEPRWVAADVCRVLELVNVTRSLDRLDDDEKGVHTVNTLGGPQEILVVTEAGLWSLVLTSRKAEAKAFKRWLTQEVIPSICRTGAYAL